The following DNA comes from Candidatus Hydrogenedentota bacterium.
GTCGAGTTGCAGCTCGTTTGGGCCCCACTTGATATCGGCGAGATTCTCGGGATCGGTACGGAGGAACGACCGGCTCACCCACACCGTGCCTTTGGCGCCCCGGAACACGCAATTGGCCTCGGCGCCGGGCTTGTGATACATCACGACGCCGTTGGCGTAGACAAACGTCATCAACGCGACGTCTTTGCCGTTCGGATAGAGGACCTCGACCGGGCCGCTGTGGTCCATATCGAGGGCCCACTGGGCAATATCGAAATGGTGGGCGCCGAAATCGCTCAACGAGCCGCCGGCGTAATCGCGGTAATTCCGCCAATTGGGAAAGCCTGGGTAGTTCAGCGGGCAAAGTTCGGAGTTGTACTCGCGCCATGGCGCCGGGCCCTGCCAGAAATCCCAATCCAGTGTCGGGGGGACCGGCTCGGGTTTGAGGTCATACGCGTCGCCGGGAGGGCCTCCCACGCCGATGTCGATGGATTGCAGACCGCCGATCGCGCCGTTGCGCACCAGCTCGACGGCTTTGCGGAAGCGTCCGGCAAAATCGGAGCGCTGCTGGCTGCCAGTCTGGAACACGATGTTGTAGCGGCGGGCGGCGTTGACGACGGCGCGGCCCTCGGCGATGGTGCGGGTCATGGGTTTTTCGCAGTAAACGTGCTTGCCGGCTTTGGCGGCTTCGATGGACGGGATGGCGTGCCAATGGTCGGGGGTAGCGATCACGACCGCGTCGATGTCGTTCCGCGCGAGCAATTCGCGGAAATCGGTGTACCTCGCCGCGGATTCATATTTTCCTTCTCCGTATGCCTTGGCGTAGACCTCGTCGGCGTGGCGCTTGCTTTGTTCGAGGCGGCCGGTTTCCACGTCATTGAGCGCCACGACTTGCACCTGGGACTTGCCGAGGTACGAGCTCAAGTGGGATTCGCGGCCCAGTTTGCCCAATCCAATAATGCCGAGGGTCAGCCGCTCGCTCGGCGCAACCGCTCCGCCGGCGCCGAGCGCGCGTGCGGGAACGACACGGGGGAACGCGGCCGCCGCCGCGAATGCCGCCGTACGCCGCAAGAACTGCCTGCGCGTCGAGCCTGGGGACCGTTCTGTCCAGACAGACGTCTTCATAGGCATCGCAAAGATTCCTCCTGCACCTGCTTGGAGTGGACTGGGAGTGAGAAAACGGCAGCATTTTTGATCTTGCGGGACCACTGAGTCAACTTGGCCCGTAGAACACCAGTCGCCGGACAACCCGGCGGTCAGGGCAACTCACACGGAGACACAGAGATACGGTGGAAGTAAAGCCTGGGCCAAAGCGGAATCTACTCAACGTCCCCATTCATGATGCGGGGAACGCCGTTCTTCATCAAGACCTCAACGGAATTGAGCAGGCAACCGAGTCTTGTCCCCGTCAGGCGCGGATAGCTCAACACCTGCTTGTGGCGCGCCGTTGTGTTCTCCGAGTCTCCGTGTGCGCCCATTCTTGTCCGCCGAATACGGTGCGCAGAGCGCGTTTTGTTCCAATTTCCTTTATGCTATACTCCGTTTTCGGCAAGCAAGAGAGGGCATTCGCCCTCTTTTGGTGCACGCACCGGCTCCCCGTACAGAAGGCGCAATAGTGGGTGAAAGCGTAGTACATTTCGGAGGCACCAACATGGTTCACCAGACGCGTAGAGCATTTCTTGGAAACAGCGCAAAAGCCGGCGGCGCTTTGGCGCTCGCTCAGATGGGCGGGCTTCCCGCTTTCGCGCAGGACGCCCCCCCGAATATGTCCATCGCGAAATGGGCTGGAGACCCCGTCGCTGACGCGGACACCGCCGCATTCGCCGCCATGGCCGTCAAGCTCACGGAACAGGCGATCAACGGCGTGGGCGGCATGGGCCGGTTCGTTAAGAAGGACGACGTGGTATGGATCAAACCCAATATGGCGTGGGACCGGTCGCCCGAGATGGCCGCCAACACGAATCCCGACGTGGTGGCCACCTTGGTGAAGCTTTGTCTGAATGCCGGGGCCAAGACCGTGAAGGTCGGCGACAATCCCTGCGTCCCCGCGGAGAAGGCTTATGCCAGCAGCGGGATCGAAGCCGCGGCGAAAAGCGCCGGCGCCGAGGTCATATACCTCGACGAGAACCGTGTCCGGAAAATGGCCCTCCAGGGAGAATACCTCACCGAGTGGGAGGTGTATCCCGAGATCGTTGAAACCGATCTCGTCATCAACTGCCCGATAGCCAAGCATCACGGCCTCACCCAGGCCACGCTCTGCATGAAGAACTACATGGGGGTTGTCGGCGGGCGCCGCAACGCCTGGCACCAGGCGTTACCCGCATGTCTCACCGATATCACCCGTTTCATGAAACCCCAGCTCTGCCTGCTTGACGCCGTACGCATTCTCACGGCGAACGGCCCCCAGAGTTCGCAAATCGCCGACGTTGCGCGCAAGGACACCATTGCCGTCAGCACCGACATTGTCGCACTCGAGGCCTTCGGCGTCGAACTGCTCGGCAACCGGCCAGAAGCCCAGCAGATCGCCGCCAAGGCCGGCGCGGCGGGACTCGGAAACCCTGACTACAAGGCGCTGAACCCGAAAGAGATTGCTGTATCGTGAATCTGAGGCGTCCCAGAGCGTGGGGGCCCTGGATTCGCCGTTGCGTTCAGTTGGCGTGCCTGGCGCTGTTCGTATTCTTGTTTGTGAACACGCGGTTTCGCGAACATGCCGAGCCGG
Coding sequences within:
- a CDS encoding Gfo/Idh/MocA family oxidoreductase, which produces MKTSVWTERSPGSTRRQFLRRTAAFAAAAAFPRVVPARALGAGGAVAPSERLTLGIIGLGKLGRESHLSSYLGKSQVQVVALNDVETGRLEQSKRHADEVYAKAYGEGKYESAARYTDFRELLARNDIDAVVIATPDHWHAIPSIEAAKAGKHVYCEKPMTRTIAEGRAVVNAARRYNIVFQTGSQQRSDFAGRFRKAVELVRNGAIGGLQSIDIGVGGPPGDAYDLKPEPVPPTLDWDFWQGPAPWREYNSELCPLNYPGFPNWRNYRDYAGGSLSDFGAHHFDIAQWALDMDHSGPVEVLYPNGKDVALMTFVYANGVVMYHKPGAEANCVFRGAKGTVWVSRSFLRTDPENLADIKWGPNELQLDRGRDHREDWLECIRTRQKPIADVEIGHRTNSVCQLANIGYVVKRDLKWDPVQEQFIGDAEANALLSRANRSPWHL
- a CDS encoding DUF362 domain-containing protein, with protein sequence MVHQTRRAFLGNSAKAGGALALAQMGGLPAFAQDAPPNMSIAKWAGDPVADADTAAFAAMAVKLTEQAINGVGGMGRFVKKDDVVWIKPNMAWDRSPEMAANTNPDVVATLVKLCLNAGAKTVKVGDNPCVPAEKAYASSGIEAAAKSAGAEVIYLDENRVRKMALQGEYLTEWEVYPEIVETDLVINCPIAKHHGLTQATLCMKNYMGVVGGRRNAWHQALPACLTDITRFMKPQLCLLDAVRILTANGPQSSQIADVARKDTIAVSTDIVALEAFGVELLGNRPEAQQIAAKAGAAGLGNPDYKALNPKEIAVS